The Yoonia sp. SS1-5 genome contains a region encoding:
- a CDS encoding EF-hand domain-containing protein: protein MKKTAMMTMFVLALSGVAGAASADDRPDFATLDSNGDGALSLAEIQARGQMRFDEADSNADGALSAEELAAASARNATERSARMLERLDANGDGLLQRDEMQPRGGDRAAKMFERVDADGDGQLSEAEFDAAKARWGNRRGGPRGRG, encoded by the coding sequence AGCGGGGTTGCGGGTGCCGCATCCGCCGATGACCGACCTGACTTCGCTACACTCGACAGCAATGGCGACGGCGCGTTGAGCCTGGCCGAGATACAGGCACGCGGTCAGATGCGGTTTGACGAGGCTGACAGCAACGCAGATGGCGCATTGTCGGCGGAAGAGCTTGCAGCCGCTAGCGCACGCAACGCAACAGAGCGCAGCGCGCGCATGCTGGAACGGCTGGACGCCAATGGCGACGGTTTGCTGCAGCGCGATGAAATGCAGCCGCGCGGTGGCGACAGGGCCGCAAAGATGTTCGAAAGGGTGGATGCAGATGGTGACGGCCAGCTGAGCGAGGCGGAATTTGATGCAGCCAAAGCCCGATGGGGCAATCGGCGTGGTGGCCCGCGCGGGCGTGGGTAA